CATGTTAAAATCCGTATGTTTGTTCCTATTACACATTCCAATTACTATACTGTTCACTTTATTTATGTATATGAAATACTAAAATGTGTATAAGATGATGGTGATTTTATTATGTATTCATAataacaaagatattttttcttatgctgtTCGTAGCTGCTTTTGTTACATGTCctttctctgaaatacagaaatgttggCTGGAAGAAACCAATTGCAGGAAACCTCCACACACTGCCTTTGAGCATTTTTCTTGGAGCTGAGCTATATGCACAGCCAGGAGGCCCTGGGGGCTTATGAAGGGTGTGAGCTGTTGCAGAAGAGGGTGCGTTTCTGTCTTCATGGAAAGAGGCATGTGCCCACCTCGTCTATTCGTCTATTCGGATGGAGGCTCCTGCGCCCCGTGAGGGCTATGTGAGGCGCCATCCAGCAGCCTTACCCAACGCTGCCCGGGTCTGCAGCTTCTGCACACCTTGGGGATGCGATACGGGCGTCCGAGGCCCCCCTGGCACCCCGCCACGGGTTCTGGGGAAAAATGGGGAGTAAGGCAAACGGCCCGGCAGGCCAGGCCTTTCCTTGGCACCTGGCTGAGCCCTTCCTCCCAGCCCCGCGGCACCGTGTGAGGGCAGTATCCCGCACCCCGCCCCAGATGCCctgaggggcagcagggagggcgGCTGCTCTCCATGCCCCCCTCAGAGGCcaccctgcccgcccgcccgggtCAGCAGCGGGCGCTGGCGGCGGGGTGAGGCCtgcggcggccccgccgggaCACGGAACTACAGCTCCCGGCATGCACCGCGGCCCCCAGTACGCCGGGTCTCCCGCGCCTGCGCATTGCCACGGCCCTGCCGTGTGGCCaccagcgccccccgccccgccccgccccgggaGGCCGGCGGCCGGCTCCGCCTCCCTGCGCCGCTCAGACCGCTCGGTGCGCGGCTCCgggcgccgctccccgccgaGCCAGGCGGcggcccctgccccgctccgGGCACAAGCCGTGGGCCCCGCCCGCAGGGGCGGAGGGGCGAACCACCCCTTCCGGCGTGCCGCGCGGCgcgcgggggctgccgggaggCGCCTCCCACAGttccccgcggcggcggcggtggcggcggcggtgAGATGCGGCTGTCGGCGGCGGCTGCTATCTCTCACGGGCGCGTGTACCGGAAGTTTGGGCTAGGCCCGCGCTCGCGTCTCGACTTGCTGCGGAACCTGGTGACGGCGCTGGTGCGGCATGAGCGCATCGAGGCGCCCTGGGCGCGGGCCGACGAGATGCGGGGCTATGCCGAGCGGGTGAGcggacgggacgggacgggggaGGGTCGCGGCGGGCGGCCGAGGGGCCCTGACGTCactccctttcttctccccGCAGCTCATCGAGTACGCCAAGCTGGGGGACACCAACGAGCGTGCCATGCGCATGGCAGATTTCTGGCTGACGGTAAGTGCCTCCCCACGTCCCTCCTTGCACTCCACGGCCGCGGTGCTGGAGCTGAGCGTGCCACCCCGCAGGAGAAGGACCTCATCCACAAGCTGTTCAAGGTGCTGGCACCCCGGTTCCAGCCCCACCCCGGAAGCTACACCCGCCTGCTGCACATCCCCAACCGAGATGGCATAGACCGTGCCAAGATGGCAGTCATCGAGCTCAAGGGGAACCCCTTCCCGCCACTCATCCACCCACGTCGCGACACCGAGAAGACGCTGCTCAACCAGCTACTGAAGGGCTACCGGGAGGACATGCAGCAGGCCAGAGCCCCGCAGGCCCCTGAGGGCACCCCTGTCTAGGCATCTCTCTCTGCCCTGAGGCCAGCCCCGTGTGTGCACAGGGACAGGGTTTGGCATGAGCTGCCTGTGCACCAGCCAGCTAGTTGCTGTCCTGGAGCATAGGAATGGAATTGTCCTGGGATGTCTGAAGGTTGATTGCAAACCTTCAGTTGCCATGACAGGGGCACAGTTCAGTTCAGTTCAGTTTACTTGCTTCTTCCTGTGGTTTGAATAGAGACTTAGCAAGGCAAGGAAATCAAGCTGGGAGCCTAATGGTTGATATTCTCTGTGTAAATAAACTCTGTTAAGAAAGTGAGTTTAATTTTATTGGGATTTTATCATTAAATCATAGAATcccagaatggtttgggctggaagggaccaagggaccttaaagaccgtctagttccaacccctcagccatgggcagggacatcttcccCTAGACCagattgctcaaagccccatccagcctggccttgccAAGGagggggcatccacagcttctctgggcaacctgttccactggCTCACTACcctaaagaatttcttcctaatagctagTTGAAATCTACCCTCTTTAAAACCATTAcaccttgtcctgttgctacaggctCTACTAAAAAAtctgtccccatcttttttATAAGACCCCTTGAAAGACTGAAAGGTTGCAATAAGGTTTCTCCAaagtcttctcttttccaggctgaacattCTCAACTCCCTCAGCTTTCCCTCATAGGAAAGGTGCTCCGGCCCTCTGTGGTgctcctctggacctgctccaacaggttGGACGTGCTCCTTATGTTGGAGGcctcagagctgaacacagtactttAGGCAGGATGTAACCAGAGGGGCACAGtcacctccctggacctgctgaccatgcttttgatgcagcccagaatGCAGTTGGTTCTtggggctgtgtgtgcacatTGTTAGCCCACCTTGAGCTTTTCATCTACTAGCACCACCAAGTCCTCAGGGCTTCTCTTAacccattctccacccagcctgtattgatactgggggttaCCCCAACCCAGTTGCAAGACCTTCCACTGGGccttgaacttcatgagattcacataggcccacttctcaagcctgtcaaggtcaCCCTGCCCTGGATGGCGTCTCTTCCTTCCAGTGTATTGACTTAGCTTGGTGgtgtcagcaaacttgctgagggcgCATTCAATCCCAGTGTCCATCATACCAACAAAGGTGTTGGAACAACACTGGTTCCACTTGAGACCtctgaggaatgccactcatcactggtccCCACTTGGACGTTGAGCTCTTGACTGCAACTCATGAGTGTAACCATACAGctaattccttatccactgagtggtccacccatcaaatccatgtctctccagtttagaggcAAGGGTGTTGTGTGGGATAGTGTCACAAGCTTTGCACAGATCCAGGCAGACGATGTCAGTCACTCTTCCCTGATCTGTCAAAGTTACAACCCCATCATAGAAGTccaccagatttgtcaggcacaaCCTCCCCTTTGTGAaaccatgttggctgtcaccaatcacctccttatttttaattgtgcttTAACATAGTTTTCCAGGaagatctgctccatgatcttgctggaCACcaaggtgagactgaccagtctgtagtttcccaggtcttccttatttcctttttgtcgcagtttaaccccagctggcagccaagcaccccacagctgctcgctcactcgccctcacccagagggatggggaggagaatcggaaaggaacgtaaaactcaggggttgagaaaagaacaatttaataggtaaagcaaaagccacacacacaagcaaagcaaagcaaggaattcattcaccacttcccatgggcaggcagctgttcagccatctccaggagagcagggctccatcataggttaacagttacttgggagacaaatgccataatgctgaatgtccccCCCTTTCTTCTTAGCTCAGCTTACATATATTCAGCACGGCATCCCACAGTATGGAATATGCCTTTAGCTAGTTCAAGtaagctgtcctggctgtgtcccctcccaatttcccatgaCCCCTCTGGCTAGCAGGGCCCGAGAaattgaaaagtccttgatttacaATaagcatcacccagcaacaaccacaaacatcagtgtcctgtcaacattattctcacaccaaatccaaaacacagcgctgcaccagctactaagcAAATTtacccagctgaaaccaggacatctttttaaaaatggggggaTTATTTCCCCTTTACCAGTCTGTGGGAACCTCACtggactgccatgacttctcagATATGATGGACTGTGGCTTAACCACttcaccagttccctcaggacccatggatgcatctcatcaggtcccatggacttacACACACGCCCccttcaggttccttaggtGGTCTTAGACCTCATCTCCTACAGTGAGTGGTTCTTCATCGTCCCAGttcctgcctttgttttctgtggctCGGGCAGTGTAGCTGGAGtacttgctggtgaagactgagGTGAAAAAATCACGGAGTACCTCAATCCTCTCCATGTCCCAGGTAACCAGGTTCCcgtttccttccagagagggcccacattttctctagtcttccttttctcactcGATATACCTACAAAAGCTTTCCTTGTTGTGCTTGACAACCCCTGGCCAGATGTAATTCTGTCGGGGCTTTAGCTTTCTTAACCTGATCCCTGACTGCTAGGACGGTTTCTCTGTGTTCTTCCCAGACTACCTGCCCTTGCTCCCACACCCcaatgcttcctttttgtgttttattttgacCCAGAGCATCTCGTTCATCCCCACAGGCCTTCTGGCATTTTTGCCCAACTTTGTCTTGAGCATGCAAGAGGTGAcccttgaatattaaccagcttttcTGGACACCCCTTTCCTCCAGGGCTCTGTCCTATGGTGCTCTACCAAACAaatccctgaagaggccaaagacagctctcctgaagtccagggaaGTGATCTTGTTATGCACCCTTCCTGCcgccctaaggatcttgaactctaccatttcatggtcactgcagccaagggtGCCCTTGAGTATTCCTAGAAGCTCCTGGATTGCCTATGCCCTGCTGCATTGTCCCTCTAACAGACActggggtggttgaagtcccccgTGAGGACAAGGGCTTGTGAATGTGAGGCAGCACCTATCTGCCCATAAAGGGCCTCATCTGCTTGGTCTTTCTGGTTgggtggcctgtagcagaccccACTATAAAGTCACCTGTCCCCgccctccctttaatcctgacccataagctcttgGTCAGCTCCTTATCCATTCCCAGATGTAGCTCCATTCACTCCAGCTGGTTGCTGACATAAAGGGCAAcacccccccccttcttttcccctgcttGTCATTCCTAAAAAGCTTGTATGCTTTCATTCCAACACTCCAGTCATAGGActcatcccaccatgtctccATGATGCCACTAAGATCACAGAGCTGCAAATGTGCACACATCTCTACCTCCCATTGTTTATTCTGTATATTCATGTGCACCTGTGTTAGTAACTTATTCCAGCCAAGACTGAGTTTGTTACAATTTGTGGTCCAACAACCCTACTCTCTAGGGCAGCAAATCCACTTCACTGTGACAGAGCTACAGTGCTCTCTGGAAGTCACTGTACAGCCTTTCAGGGTGGAAAATCActaattttgctgtttcagaagtGCTGAATGCAAATAGGATGGTAGCACTGAGATATGTCTTAAAAGAGGTAGTACCAAAGGGGCTTGTGTTATAATGAGGAAATATGGGCAGGAATATTAGTGGTCTCTAACAAGAACTCAGTAGATAGCTCAGCCTCAGGTGTAAGGTTGCGAGAAATCTCTGTATTGCCCTATTAGAACAAAAAGGATAGTAGCAGAACATTTTCAGAGTGATACAGCTACCAGGAAATAAGAAACTTAAATTGCTAGCTTTGTTGCTGATTTCAAGTACAGCTAGTACCTGAAAGGCCTAGCTAtaccttggggggggggggggggggggggggggggccacaCAGAGCAGGGCGGGGGAACAACAACAAACATATTGggttccttcctctctcccaggTTTCACAACCTTAAGACCAGTGGTCCTATGTAGTGAGTTAGCTGCATGGAaagacaccaaaaaaagaaaaatcaagttaCGTTACAGAACTTAAAATTTGGTAAGTCTCTTCAGGACACTTATCTCACACAGTACCACTTCTGCTTTAACAAATTCCAGTGAGAAATTAAAGATGTGTGGTACTATTCAaggaagtaggaaaaaaaagtccaagTCAAACTACTAAAAAGACAGACCTTAATCTTTATGTTTCTAATGACCTTGAAATTGTCCTCTTTGCAGTTGACCTAGCATCTCATTCAAACAGATATTTTCCCTCTCAGTAAAAGACATTAATCATAGTGCTATTGCTGCAGAGCTTCCACATTTAAAGTCTGTGTTgaggctttaaaaaatactcaaataTAATACcttatctgtatttctttcttaaattggTCTTTCATCCTAGTAAACTGAACCCTAGCACGTTACCAGTGATGACCCAGAATGCTTACTGTAGCCCTCTGAAGATTTTACTGTGCTTGAGGAGCACAGGTGCTGCCCAAGTTTTTCACTGTagcatttcaaaacaataaGGCTACTGCATACCTTGAAGGCAAAGGTGAGTGCTGTTTGATCTGCATAATCTCTTTGGATTCACATTAGAAATGTGAATGCTGTTCGATAAGCATAAGCCTATGTTACCTCCCAATTTATTTTGGATAGTTCAGCAGGTAAACTTTTCTGTGGGATTGATGAGAAAAGGAGAGGGGTAGGATTTTAACCACTGAATCATTTTCCCTTGATCTGCCCACCTGTCACAGAGGAGGAGGGACAATAACTGTCAAAGTATTTTGGTAGAAAACTCAAGGTTatgaatgataaaaatatatcaaGGGAGGAAGATGACTATGGCCCTGCAGCACtagctgaaaacacagcattataGCTATGCTACCATTATCCAAAacatctgttttgatcaaaGGACACAGAAGTAAGAGCAGGGAGACGTATATAGAGACAATATAAAGATGATCggataaaaacatttaatggGGGAAAGCAAATCAGGCTCTCTTCTGCTTGTCCTTAAATTAAtaaggggggggtgggggtggggagtgtAGAAAAAGCTAGAAGTTTCTAAGCTAAGTTGAGGAAAAGTCttgatacagatttttttatatacaagTCTTTAGTGTGCATACTATCACAATATCTGTATTAAGATCAAAACACCTGACAAAACATTTATAACCTCACAAAACACAGCGTGTAGTCCCTCTAAATGCTATTCTCCTACTATACATCCTTGCACATTTCCTAAGATTGTGTAGGCTTCTACGAAGAAGAGTGGTTGTCCTACCAGTCTGTCTTGTACTCAGATGGGTCAGGCTTTCAGCTGCCTGtagaggaaaacaaaggggAAGTTCACTGTTAATACATGCTTAGTATTCCCTTGTACCCTGGCTGCCAGAGTCAGGTCTTCTCTATCAGCCTTAGGACCATATATAATATGGAccatatataatacatatataatacaCAGGTTCATATGACCATTTTTATGTTCTGCCCCCTCCCTTTCAGCCTCTTCCACCTCTAAAAAACAGAAGCCTACCTGACGGCAGCTGTGAGGCTCCGATACCAGTCATTGATATCTTCCTGGTCGCTGGCCATCAACAACAGTGTCTTGTGtggaaaggaaagctgaaaagcaaacaaaatctgGTGCCACTCTATGGCATTCCTTGCCAAGGCAGCAACTCTAAGAAAAGGAGAGCCATCACTACTGAactcagctcagccctgcatGCTGATTTCAACAATTTTCCTTCCCAGACAGAAAAATTTGGCATTGGTACTGCGAGAAACCAGAGGCTGGACAACACAGAGCAAGTACTAGTCATGACCATTCCTTCCAGCCACAGATGACAGCTCACTTTGACTTAGCAGGGTATTTGAAAGTAGGCAATTACAGCTCTCAGCAGCTCTTCATCCAGTTTTCTCCCATATGCCGAGCCACCCCTAGCGGtccttccaccaccaccaccacctacAGATCGCAGCCTGCCCGGAGTCTTCCTTATCACAGCTTGCAAGGAATGAGCTAACACAGACCCCAGGTGCTGCAGCGGAGGAAGACCTGAACTTGAAACCCGTACTAAGGCATCAGTCCTATCGAAGACCCTGCAGCTCTCAGGGAGTTAGAAGCACAAGCAGTATCTGTTGTGATAATACCCACATCTTTTCAGTCTCTGTTTTTCAGGGTTTTCTGTAAGCTTAGTACACAGTCAATGCAATGCTACACGTTCACTGTCATGCTATGCATTCTTTGTCACATGAACCTGTGGCTGTCTTCCCAAAATATGTGGCTCTGGTGAGGACATGTCAGAGTCTTAATAGACCCTCTTCACCTGAGCTAAATGAATCAACCAGCTACCTGTACCCCAGAGTGCTGTGGAGGGCCTCCACCATGAAGGGAAAAGGACCTACCTCACTCACAAAGAGACGGGTTGCCCTAACTCAAGACTAGTTCGTTGCATTTACCATTGTCACCCTAATCAcctcagtcctgctgctgctgaaacagctAGAGACCTGCATCGCAAGTGTGAATCCACTGATGCTTCTGCCAGGCAGAAACAGGAAGACAAAACTGGCAGCAGTGGCTGAGACCCCACggctgcgctgccgttcagAGAGACCTGGACGGGCTGGAGAGTCGGgcagaggaacctcatgaagttcaacaggggcaagtgtagggtcctgcccctggggagggacagccccaggcaccagcacaggctggggtgacctgctggggggcagctctgcggagaaggacctgggagtgctgctgggcagccagttgcccgtgggccagctGCGTGCCCCGGTGGGCAGCcagttgcccgtgggccagctGCGTGCCCCGGTGGCCAAGCAGGtcagtgggaccctggggggcatgaggaggagcggggccagcaggtcgaggggggatcctccccctctgctctgccctggtgaggttccacctgcagtgctgggctccccagttcaggggggactgggaactgctggggagggtccagtGGGGGCTGCAAAGACCatcaggggactggagcatctgcctggtgaggaaaggctgagggagctgggcctcTTTAGCctgggaaggctgagaggggatcttaccaatgtctacAAGTAACTTAAGGACAAATGTccagaggacggggccaggctcttctcagtggtgcccagcgacaggacaaggggcactgggcacaaactgcagcacaggaagctCCATCTGAATCTGGGGAAGAACTTCTtcaccttgagggtgacagagccctggaataggctgcccagaGTGGTTGTGgcatctcctgctctggagacaatcaaaacctgcctggatgcgactctgtgcaacctgcgCTAGGAGACCCTGCTTTAGCTGGGGGTTGGGCTacatgatctccagaggtgccctCCAACCCTGACCGTGCTGTGACTCTGTGACTTACACTGAGGAGCCCTCCCTGGCTCTGCGTGTGGCCAAACACTTTATCCACTGTGCACTGGTGAAGCGGGTAGACAGCCTGGCATGCCAATTTGTTAGAGTTCAGCAGGTGCAGTGGGTGGCAAGGCTTTGTTGCAATAAAGATgtcagaaaaaaggaagaacatcCTGCGCTTCAGTTCTTCTCCCTTTGAAGGCACCACCACAAGCCAGCCCTCTCTGATATACCGGCGCCCTAGGCACACAAGGGAAACAGAACAGTTATCAGATCATTGCcgggggcggggtgggggggcagcgGCAGAAAGGGGGTGTAATGAGACAAACAGGAATACAGTGAGCCTCCCTTGAAGGTTACCAGGTTCTACATCAATTCCAGCCATCAGAAGGCACCGAGCATCACCTGAGGCCAGGTCATCAACAGCTGATAGCACCCATGCAAAAGCAGTAATCAGCCAAAAAATTTTAGCATACAAGGAGCAAACTGAATCTGTTATCAATCTACTATGTTAATTAAGAGGATATGATGATTTGCAAGTCTGTTTAAAGAGACCAGAACAAAAACATGGTTTGAAAATGATATGCACACATTTAAATTAACATAAACCTTCCGAAATCCAGAAAACATACCGTGAACTCTTAAATTGTGTTGACCAATTGTTTGTCGTTAGTGGTGAAACATAAGTTAGCCTAAGTTTTGAAcgtttattatttttcccttgttctaTTTTCTTGTGCATGCcaattgaaaaaaaagcatgtttcacAGGTCATCTAACTATACACAGACCTCCAGTAGTTCACAAACTACACAACACAGATTACTGTTCTAATGAGAAGACAGCAAAGGGGATACAAAACAACTATTAAAAGGAAGATCTGAATAGGCAACCTTATCAACCTTCTCTTAGAGTAGGGTCCAGTGTCATCTGCCcataaaatgaattaaataaagCAACAGGCAGAGAAATTAGCAGGAAAGAATTAAAACTATTTGATAAACCTAGCTGtaagcagcaatgaaaaaaaatggcatctACACAAAATGGAATACAAAGCAGTAGCTCTAACTAGAAGGATTATTGTACAAGATGGCCTTCAACTCATGGGAATTATGAAGATACCTGCCAGAAAGATTATTTATTAAAAGGTAAAGTCATAGTAAGGTATTATCATCTGGCCTGGAAACACCTGCCAGAGAATTTCAGCCACTGTCTTTCACAGCTTAGCTTCTGGCTGAGCTAGTAAGTACCTTTTAGAAAACAAGACAATTGTGCTTGGATTATGGATTGTGTCTTACTTAGCTTGCTACAGTTACAAAACAGAGGCAAGTGAATCCCTACTTAGCTTACTCTACAGGAATCCACTCCTCTTATATGAAAGTAACTAAGGAAAAGGTGAGGTGCAAGAAACAGTCCAAGTTTAAAAGAATGGAAGGAAGGTGTCAGGACCATAAGGCTGGACTGGGAACTGTTTCCTTCAGGCTAAGCTGTGATCAGATACACTGGCATGCAGTCTGAGCTGGACAGTGCTGGAAGTATTGGGATATAGATCTGTGTTCAGGGTTCCCAGGGGCATGTCATTTAGGAAATTCTTGTGAAAGAATTCTGAAAGGAAGGCAAGGAAATATCCCTAGGGAAGCTAGGGATGGCAGAATGGTTGCTACCTTAGGGAAGCAGTTCTGGCAAAGATGTATTTACCTATATATGGAAAGCAGGGTCTCTGAGACACTGCCAAATGAGAGACATCTAACTCCAAAGCTGCCCCTTTTCTCTTAATCTATAGCATTACATTTTCTCACCTCTCCCCTCCTAGCAACAGGATGCAATCTTAACGGTTCTGCAAAAGCTAGCTTGTTTCTGGAAAGCTGGCCCAAAACTAGCAAGCCCCAGTTGTCTcttacttttctgcttcttgcaTCCAATAGTGCCTATTTCACTCCAGCTAATGGAAAACACAACCAACACAATTTTCCATCCTAGATAATGGAAATGTGTCTGC
This region of Falco naumanni isolate bFalNau1 chromosome Z, bFalNau1.pat, whole genome shotgun sequence genomic DNA includes:
- the MRPL17 gene encoding 39S ribosomal protein L17, mitochondrial isoform X1, whose product is MRLSAAAAISHGRVYRKFGLGPRSRLDLLRNLVTALVRHERIEAPWARADEMRGYAERVSGRDGTGEGRGGRPRGPDVTPFLLPAAHRVRQAGGHQRACHAHGRFLADGEGPHPQAVQGAGTPVPAPPRKLHPPAAHPQPRWHRPCQDGSHRAQGEPLPATHPPTSRHREDAAQPATEGLPGGHAAGQSPAGP
- the MRPL17 gene encoding 39S ribosomal protein L17, mitochondrial isoform X2 → MRLSAAAAISHGRVYRKFGLGPRSRLDLLRNLVTALVRHERIEAPWARADEMRGYAERLIEYAKLGDTNERAMRMADFWLTEKDLIHKLFKVLAPRFQPHPGSYTRLLHIPNRDGIDRAKMAVIELKGNPFPPLIHPRRDTEKTLLNQLLKGYREDMQQARAPQAPEGTPV